A single region of the Bacillus cereus genome encodes:
- a CDS encoding YndM family protein has translation MNDFTVIVIKFISCIIAFSIGLALFFPATFVQIISFSLFVTIVSYMFVDKIILNRIGDSAAIMTDFLLTYLSVWIFGNILLDNYMQIAWGSILSAIVFTLSEVIVHRFSHSRTRHNNDNIRINRRFAYGTEFAEEQNVLDKDKKK, from the coding sequence TTGAATGATTTTACTGTAATAGTAATCAAATTTATATCATGTATTATCGCTTTTAGTATTGGACTCGCTTTATTTTTCCCCGCTACGTTCGTCCAAATTATTTCTTTTAGTCTATTTGTTACAATCGTTTCTTATATGTTTGTTGATAAAATCATTTTAAATCGAATTGGCGATTCTGCTGCCATTATGACGGATTTCTTACTTACGTATTTAAGCGTTTGGATTTTCGGAAATATTTTATTAGACAACTACATGCAAATCGCATGGGGCAGTATCCTTTCTGCCATCGTCTTTACATTATCAGAAGTAATCGTCCATCGTTTTTCTCATTCACGTACTCGTCATAACAACGATAATATTCGTATTAATCGCCGATTTGCGTATGGTACGGAGTTTGCTGAAGAACAGAATGTGTTGGATAAAGATAAGAAAAAGTAA
- a CDS encoding cysteine hydrolase family protein, protein MKKALLVIDVQAGMYTAGMPVHNGEKFLETLQELIGECRSNGLPVIYVQHNGPKDHPLEKGTYGWKVHAAIAPQKGDSIVEKTTPDSFHKTNLNEVLQEKGIEHVIISGMQTEYCVDTTIRRAFSEGYKVTLVSDAHSTFDTDVLRAEDIVKHHNAVLGAFADVIALKDLKVEA, encoded by the coding sequence ATGAAAAAAGCATTATTAGTAATTGATGTGCAAGCAGGTATGTATACAGCGGGAATGCCAGTACATAATGGGGAAAAGTTTTTAGAAACTTTGCAAGAACTTATTGGGGAATGTCGTTCGAATGGTCTTCCGGTTATTTATGTCCAACATAACGGACCAAAAGATCATCCGTTAGAAAAAGGTACATATGGCTGGAAAGTACATGCGGCGATCGCTCCGCAAAAAGGGGACAGTATCGTTGAAAAGACGACGCCAGATTCATTCCATAAGACAAACTTAAACGAAGTGTTACAAGAAAAAGGAATTGAACACGTTATTATTTCAGGAATGCAAACAGAGTATTGTGTGGATACGACAATACGCAGAGCATTTAGTGAAGGATATAAAGTAACGTTAGTAAGTGATGCCCATAGCACGTTCGATACAGATGTATTACGTGCTGAAGACATTGTGAAGCATCATAACGCAGTGTTGGGAGCATTTGCGGATGTTATTGCGTTAAAAGATTTAAAAGTAGAAGCGTAA
- a CDS encoding GNAT family N-acetyltransferase — MLFQNNNLSVRYVTKDDAPIISKWLTDPEVLQYYEGRDNPQSVEKVLNHFIHNPNSNEKRCIVEFDEMPIGYIQMYPVDSEWKALYGYEESQNIWGMDQFIGEPNYWGKGIGTKLVQAAITYIMGEMGAEAIAMDPKVNNERAIKCYEKCGFKKVMILKEHELHEGKLEDCWMVEYKAL, encoded by the coding sequence ATGTTATTTCAAAACAATAATTTATCGGTTAGATATGTAACAAAAGACGATGCACCTATCATCTCTAAATGGTTAACAGATCCAGAAGTTTTACAGTATTACGAAGGAAGAGATAATCCGCAATCTGTAGAAAAGGTACTTAATCACTTTATACATAATCCAAACAGTAATGAAAAAAGATGCATAGTAGAATTTGATGAAATGCCGATCGGTTACATACAAATGTATCCTGTTGATTCTGAATGGAAAGCTTTATATGGATATGAAGAATCACAAAATATATGGGGGATGGACCAATTTATTGGTGAGCCTAATTATTGGGGAAAGGGAATTGGAACAAAACTCGTTCAGGCAGCGATTACATACATTATGGGTGAAATGGGAGCAGAAGCAATCGCAATGGATCCGAAAGTAAATAATGAACGTGCGATTAAGTGCTATGAAAAATGTGGATTTAAAAAGGTGATGATATTAAAGGAACATGAACTGCATGAAGGGAAATTAGAAGATTGTTGGATGGTGGAATATAAAGCATTATAA
- the serS gene encoding serine--tRNA ligase: protein MLDVKVLRANFEEVKKKLINRGGEFLELDTFEELDQNRRELLVEVEELKSKRNGVSERIAKLKREKQDANELISEMREVGESIKTLDDELRNVEEELNSILMALPNIPNETVPIGASEDDNVELRKWGEINEFSFEAKPHWEVAEKLGLLDFERAAKVTGSRFVYYNGLGARLERAVANFMLDLHVEEHGYTEVIPPFIVNSDSLIGTGQFPKFKEDVFTLKDTDYSLIPTAEVPLANYYRDEILNDAELPINFTAHTPCFRSEAGSAGRDTRGLIRQHQFSKVEMVKYTKPEESYDELEKLTANAERVLQLLRLPYRVIVLCTADIAFPAAKTYDIEVWLPSYGVYREISSCSNCEDFQARRASIRFRRTSGAKPEFVHTLNGSGLAIGRTVAAILENYQQEDGSVIIPEVLRPYMGGVEVIK, encoded by the coding sequence ATGTTAGATGTAAAAGTATTACGTGCTAATTTTGAAGAAGTAAAGAAAAAATTGATTAATCGCGGTGGAGAGTTTCTTGAATTGGATACATTTGAAGAATTAGATCAAAATCGTCGTGAACTGTTAGTAGAAGTAGAAGAATTAAAAAGTAAACGTAATGGAGTATCTGAGCGTATTGCGAAGTTAAAGCGTGAAAAACAAGATGCTAATGAACTTATTAGTGAAATGCGTGAAGTAGGAGAAAGTATTAAAACGTTAGATGATGAGTTACGTAATGTAGAAGAGGAATTGAATTCTATATTAATGGCATTACCAAATATACCTAATGAAACAGTTCCTATTGGAGCATCAGAAGATGATAATGTTGAATTACGTAAGTGGGGAGAAATAAACGAATTTTCATTTGAAGCAAAACCACATTGGGAAGTTGCTGAAAAATTAGGGTTACTAGATTTTGAGCGAGCAGCAAAAGTAACAGGAAGCCGCTTCGTATATTACAATGGCTTGGGAGCACGTTTAGAGCGAGCAGTAGCTAACTTTATGCTAGATTTACATGTTGAAGAACATGGATATACGGAAGTGATTCCACCGTTTATCGTAAATAGCGATAGTTTAATAGGAACCGGACAATTCCCGAAATTTAAGGAAGATGTATTTACATTAAAAGACACAGATTACTCTTTAATTCCAACGGCGGAAGTACCATTAGCGAACTATTATCGTGACGAAATATTAAATGATGCAGAATTGCCTATTAATTTTACCGCTCATACGCCATGTTTCCGTTCTGAAGCTGGTAGTGCAGGACGTGACACGAGAGGACTTATTCGCCAGCACCAATTTAGCAAAGTTGAAATGGTTAAATATACTAAGCCGGAAGAATCATACGATGAGTTAGAAAAATTAACTGCGAATGCCGAAAGAGTACTACAATTGTTACGATTACCTTATCGAGTTATCGTATTATGTACAGCTGATATAGCATTTCCAGCTGCGAAAACATATGACATTGAAGTTTGGTTACCAAGTTATGGGGTATATCGTGAAATATCTTCTTGCTCAAACTGTGAAGATTTCCAAGCGCGTCGTGCAAGCATACGTTTCCGTCGTACATCAGGTGCAAAACCAGAATTTGTGCACACGTTAAATGGTTCTGGGTTAGCTATAGGGCGTACAGTAGCAGCTATTTTAGAAAACTACCAACAAGAAGACGGCTCAGTTATAATCCCAGAAGTATTGCGTCCATACATGGGAGGAGTAGAAGTAATTAAATAA
- a CDS encoding kinase has translation MKSTLIILRGNSASGKTTIAKELQEHFGQGTLLVSQDVVRRDMLRVHDTMDNLSHDLLFEITKYGKGKCEIVILEGILNSRRYGAMLKELIHYFEGNTYTYYFDLSLEETIRRHNTREKQHEFGEDALQKWYNPHDTIEVNKETVFTDDFTQKDIFHTILNDITIPH, from the coding sequence TTGAAATCGACTTTAATCATTCTTCGAGGAAACTCCGCAAGTGGCAAAACAACAATCGCAAAGGAATTACAAGAACATTTCGGGCAAGGTACACTTCTAGTCTCTCAAGACGTAGTGCGTAGAGATATGCTAAGAGTCCACGACACAATGGATAACTTATCTCATGATCTACTATTTGAAATTACGAAATATGGAAAAGGAAAATGTGAAATTGTTATTTTAGAAGGTATTTTGAACAGCCGTAGATACGGTGCTATGCTGAAAGAATTAATACATTATTTTGAAGGAAACACTTATACATATTATTTTGACCTATCACTTGAAGAAACGATTAGACGGCATAATACAAGAGAAAAGCAGCATGAATTTGGTGAGGATGCATTACAGAAATGGTATAATCCGCACGATACAATTGAAGTGAATAAAGAAACTGTGTTTACAGATGATTTCACGCAGAAAGATATATTTCATACGATACTTAATGATATAACTATTCCGCATTAA
- a CDS encoding DUF3902 family protein, whose amino-acid sequence MKSIVISLFFAILGMIFSILFQFMAYWGSNTMIWYWIGAVMAYLFTTISLITLILLYRGTKQYTASLKFLILLNIAIILGTIFWTTFIIIAWKSGI is encoded by the coding sequence ATGAAATCTATAGTTATTTCCTTATTTTTTGCAATTTTAGGAATGATTTTTAGTATATTGTTTCAGTTTATGGCTTATTGGGGTTCCAATACAATGATATGGTATTGGATAGGAGCAGTAATGGCGTATTTATTTACAACAATATCATTGATAACTTTGATACTTCTATATCGTGGAACAAAGCAGTATACAGCATCACTTAAGTTTTTAATACTATTAAATATAGCAATTATATTAGGAACTATATTCTGGACTACATTTATCATCATTGCTTGGAAATCAGGAATATAA
- a CDS encoding SMI1/KNR4 family protein: MKEVREYIETKKQGVLELQIKETEEKLGAAFPNQYRDLIKLVNNAEIGEWILYPIKDSRNVTKTWDDIVRQNVDMRDEHMPENLIVIGDDGSGDKLCFKINSGFMDDEVYIWYHEDDEMEEIAQSLKEFIIETIQEDDAF; the protein is encoded by the coding sequence ATGAAAGAAGTAAGAGAATATATTGAAACAAAGAAACAAGGTGTATTGGAGTTGCAAATAAAAGAAACTGAAGAAAAGTTAGGTGCTGCTTTCCCAAATCAATATAGGGATCTTATTAAATTAGTTAATAATGCTGAAATAGGGGAATGGATACTATATCCGATTAAAGATAGTAGAAATGTAACGAAAACTTGGGATGATATAGTTAGACAAAACGTTGACATGAGAGATGAGCATATGCCAGAAAACCTTATCGTAATTGGTGACGATGGTTCAGGGGATAAATTGTGCTTTAAAATAAATAGCGGCTTCATGGATGATGAAGTATATATTTGGTATCACGAGGATGACGAAATGGAAGAAATAGCCCAAAGTTTAAAAGAATTTATTATAGAAACTATTCAGGAAGACGATGCTTTTTAG
- the entB gene encoding cell wall-binding protein EntB, with protein MKKVIGAATATVFGLGAFTTTATAETIVTADVLNVREKPTTESKVVEKVKNGQELKVINTEDGWSKIELNGKEVFVSSEFTKDVYHVTANLLNVRTEANTESEILGRLKKDDVIESTHQVKDGWLQFEYKGKTAYANVSFLSSTVPIEKKTEEKTKQVAKVQKSVKEKKEVKTQKVAKVQKETKAQEIVKSKEVVKVSEKVKVKEEQKTQEVTKPKEEVKVKEEPKAQEITKPKEEVKVKEEPKAQEITKTKEEVKVEEEPKAQEIVKPKEEAKVKEVVKAKEEEKAKEIVKAKEEEKAKEIVKAKEEEKAKEIVKAKEVEKAKEITKAKEEEKAQEIAKAKEEEKAQEIAKAKEEEKAQEIAKAKEEEKAQEIAKAKEEEKAQEIAKAKEEEKAQEIAKAKEEEKAQEIAKAKEEERAKEVSKNNIQSAKRELTVVATAYTADPSENGTYGGRVLTAMGHDLTKNPNMRIIAVDPKVIPLGSKVWVEGYGEAIAGDTGSAIKGNRIDVLMGSKSKAMNWGRKTVKVKVL; from the coding sequence ATGAAAAAAGTAATTGGCGCAGCAACAGCAACTGTTTTTGGATTGGGAGCTTTTACTACAACTGCTACCGCAGAAACAATCGTAACAGCAGATGTACTCAACGTACGTGAAAAACCGACTACGGAATCAAAAGTTGTCGAAAAAGTAAAGAATGGGCAAGAGTTAAAAGTCATAAATACCGAAGATGGCTGGTCAAAAATTGAGTTAAATGGTAAGGAAGTATTTGTAAGTTCGGAGTTTACAAAAGATGTGTATCATGTAACGGCGAATTTATTAAATGTACGTACTGAAGCAAATACAGAATCAGAAATTCTTGGTAGACTAAAAAAAGATGATGTAATTGAATCAACGCATCAAGTAAAAGACGGATGGCTGCAATTTGAGTATAAAGGAAAAACAGCTTATGCAAATGTTTCTTTCCTATCAAGTACAGTACCAATTGAAAAGAAAACTGAAGAGAAAACGAAGCAAGTAGCGAAAGTACAAAAATCAGTTAAAGAAAAGAAAGAAGTAAAGACGCAGAAAGTAGCAAAAGTGCAAAAAGAAACGAAAGCACAAGAAATAGTAAAGTCTAAAGAAGTAGTGAAAGTATCAGAGAAAGTAAAAGTTAAAGAAGAGCAGAAAACGCAAGAAGTAACAAAGCCTAAAGAGGAAGTGAAAGTTAAGGAAGAACCAAAAGCGCAAGAAATAACAAAGCCTAAAGAAGAAGTAAAAGTTAAGGAAGAACCAAAAGCGCAAGAAATAACAAAAACTAAAGAAGAAGTAAAAGTTGAAGAAGAACCGAAAGCGCAAGAAATAGTAAAGCCTAAAGAAGAGGCAAAAGTCAAAGAAGTAGTAAAAGCTAAAGAAGAAGAGAAAGCAAAAGAAATAGTAAAAGCTAAAGAAGAAGAGAAAGCAAAAGAAATAGTAAAAGCTAAAGAAGAAGAGAAAGCAAAAGAAATAGTAAAAGCTAAAGAAGTAGAGAAAGCAAAAGAAATAACAAAAGCTAAAGAAGAAGAAAAAGCGCAAGAAATAGCAAAAGCTAAAGAAGAAGAAAAAGCGCAAGAAATAGCAAAAGCTAAAGAAGAAGAAAAAGCGCAAGAAATAGCAAAAGCTAAAGAAGAAGAAAAAGCGCAAGAAATAGCAAAAGCTAAAGAAGAAGAAAAAGCGCAAGAAATAGCAAAAGCTAAAGAAGAAGAAAAAGCGCAAGAAATAGCAAAAGCCAAAGAAGAAGAAAAAGCGCAAGAAATAGCAAAAGCTAAAGAAGAAGAGAGAGCGAAAGAAGTATCAAAAAACAACATACAGTCTGCTAAACGTGAATTAACGGTAGTAGCGACAGCGTATACTGCTGATCCAAGTGAAAATGGTACATATGGTGGACGCGTTTTAACTGCAATGGGGCATGATTTAACGAAAAATCCGAATATGAGAATTATTGCAGTTGACCCGAAAGTAATCCCATTAGGATCTAAAGTATGGGTAGAAGGTTATGGAGAAGCTATCGCTGGTGATACTGGAAGTGCAATTAAAGGTAATCGTATTGATGTTTTAATGGGCTCCAAAAGTAAAGCCATGAATTGGGGAAGAAAAACTGTTAAAGTAAAAGTTTTATAA
- a CDS encoding nitroreductase produces the protein MSSFEQMMYVGFLMSIVLSVMILGSLYYNPRLSLTDYPEDIQKVVFPKSIHEKKQTIYFNIAYNAILFGTPFVSTYILHKHEKLLYVDAYLHTFGILMFFNLVDLFIIDWLIFCWITPRFVVIPCTEGMKGYKDYKFHLRGAIVATQFLAIVSLFLAGIATTI, from the coding sequence ATGAGTTCATTTGAGCAAATGATGTACGTTGGTTTCCTTATGTCTATTGTACTGTCCGTAATGATTTTAGGGTCCTTATATTATAATCCTCGACTTTCGTTAACTGATTATCCGGAAGATATTCAAAAGGTAGTTTTTCCGAAATCGATTCATGAAAAAAAGCAAACGATTTACTTTAATATTGCCTATAACGCTATTCTTTTCGGTACTCCTTTCGTTTCCACATATATACTACATAAACATGAAAAACTATTATATGTTGATGCCTATTTACATACTTTTGGTATTTTAATGTTTTTCAATTTAGTAGATTTATTCATAATTGATTGGCTAATCTTTTGTTGGATCACCCCGAGATTTGTTGTTATTCCTTGTACGGAAGGGATGAAGGGATATAAAGATTATAAGTTTCATTTAAGAGGGGCTATAGTCGCTACTCAATTTTTAGCAATCGTCAGTTTGTTTTTGGCGGGAATTGCGACAACTATTTAG
- a CDS encoding VOC family protein — MKIEHIAIWVNDLELMRTFYTKYFNGKANSLYHNETKQFESYFITFDSGARLELMRKKGIENEPNLNITGYAHMAFSVGSEERVNELTTTLKDDGYPLLNGPRFTGDGYYESVISDPEGNQIEITI; from the coding sequence ATGAAAATTGAACATATTGCAATTTGGGTAAATGATTTAGAATTAATGCGTACTTTCTATACGAAGTACTTTAATGGTAAAGCAAACTCTTTATATCATAATGAAACGAAACAATTCGAATCTTATTTTATTACGTTCGATTCTGGAGCAAGGCTTGAACTTATGCGCAAAAAAGGTATTGAAAATGAGCCCAATCTTAATATAACTGGCTATGCACATATGGCATTCTCTGTCGGTAGTGAAGAACGTGTAAATGAATTAACTACAACATTAAAAGATGATGGTTATCCTTTATTAAATGGACCGCGTTTCACTGGAGATGGCTATTACGAAAGTGTAATAAGCGACCCGGAAGGCAATCAAATAGAAATCACTATTTAA
- a CDS encoding GNAT family N-acetyltransferase gives MHKLHFKKFEAADFNLYFQLVSNEKVMAQITERAIPLEEAQNDYEKLLLRNEKHKLFGSNKVYDSSTNEFIGLGHITVNEDNVKEAELGYMLLPEHWGKRYGSCIAKELIEIAKHTDVNVLKAIIDPNNIPSRKILLNAGFTSDIVCEIDGLPGEILSKYI, from the coding sequence ATGCATAAGCTACATTTCAAAAAATTTGAAGCAGCGGATTTTAATCTATACTTTCAGCTCGTATCGAACGAAAAAGTCATGGCACAAATTACAGAGCGTGCTATTCCGTTAGAAGAAGCGCAAAACGACTATGAAAAATTGTTACTGCGCAATGAAAAACATAAATTATTTGGTTCCAATAAAGTTTATGACTCTAGTACAAATGAATTCATTGGACTTGGACATATAACAGTGAATGAAGATAATGTAAAAGAAGCTGAACTTGGTTATATGTTATTGCCAGAACACTGGGGAAAAAGATATGGTAGTTGTATTGCAAAAGAATTAATTGAAATAGCGAAGCATACTGATGTAAACGTACTAAAAGCAATTATCGATCCAAATAATATCCCCTCTCGAAAAATTTTATTAAACGCTGGTTTTACATCAGATATAGTTTGTGAGATTGATGGATTACCCGGGGAGATTTTAAGTAAATATATTTAA